Within Falco cherrug isolate bFalChe1 chromosome 12, bFalChe1.pri, whole genome shotgun sequence, the genomic segment GGAAGGTGAGAGGGAGTGAGGGGCTGAGGCGGGCGCTGGGGCGTGGGGGTGGCGTGGGGGGTGTAGGGCCTGGGGCGGTCGGGATGAGGGGAGTTGTAGGGCCTGGAGTGGGGATCGCAGTCAGGGGGGCTGGAGGATAGGGTGGACGTGGGGACTGAGGGGGTTGTTGGTCCTGAGGGAGGCATTTGGGCCAGGGAGACAGACCTGGGGGTGGGCGCTGGGGTCAGGGAGTGCGTGAGGGGCTGTAGGGCCTAAGGTGGGTTTGGGACTGTGGGGGCCCACTGGGCCCGCGGTTGGGCTGGATCAGGCCTGGTGGGATGGTTGTTTCTGGGGTAGGAAATGTTGAGACTGCAGCGGATTAGGGGAGGTAGGGGCCAGGGTGGGTGTAGGGATCAGTGCGGGGCCTGGCTGGGGGTGAGGAGAGTGCAGAGTTAGGTTTGGAGTTTTGGTGAGGAGAGTGCAGAGTTAGGTTTGGAGTTTTGACTGGGTTAACAGTGGGGCTGGGTGGCAGGACATGTGGGTGAGAGAGGGACCAGTGGCACTGTGGGTTGATAGGGGCTGGGTAGAAGGCACTGGGGTACACTGAGGATGGTGCATTGTGTGTGAGGAAGACTGTGGGGGATTTGAGGTCTGCCAGGAGAGGGTGAAACCTGCTAGGGAAGCAGAGGCTCTAAGTTTTGTTTGAAGCTGGGCACAACCTTGATGTTGAAGGTGCAAAGCTAACACCAAATCACTATCACTTTGTCCTTCCGTGAGTCCAAGCCCGTAAGTCCCTGGCACCTCACACTTGGACTGAGGCTGACGCAGCACCAGTTTGCCTTTTGATCTCAATCTGATGATTTAGCAGCACTCTGGATGTAAAGAACTGCTGAATTGCCAGAGCCAGTCCCTAAATCACTTGTGTTTTTCTTGGCAGGAATAAACCACTGCCCTGACCCAGCCTTGTTTTGATTATTAGGTCCAATGGACTGGGGTGGCAGCCCAGCACTATTGAGAGCAGAGTCTGAAGCCAACAAACAGGAGTTATGTGCTGATGCTAGCACTGATAAACAACTCATGCAAGTCATTTAACTTCCCTGTGTCTGTATGTTCCCCTGTATAAAATGGTcatgataaaaatattcatatacATTTTCCCGGTACTTTGCAATGCTGGCTCTAAAGGCTACTATGTCAGCAGATGCTCTTATTGTAGCAGCCAGGGACAGATACCACTGTATTCTCAGAAGCCTCACATGATCATTGTttcaaactcttctttttttttgccgTTGATTCATATGCAAGCCCTTTGTATAACTAAAATCCTCACGTCCAAAGGCTAGTGCTGGTATTTCTGAATAGTGGGGGGTTACTGCagctttataataaaaataggATAGCATTACACCACCAGCACCTTAAACATAAATATGGAAACGTTAATTTAGAATCAATTTTGGGATGTTTCAGACTGTAAAGTTCTTTTAACTAGATCTCTGTTGAGGACAGAGGAGCACTTTATGGGACTGTAAATTTCATGCAAACAGTCTCTGTGAAATAGAGATTCCCCCTACACACTAGCTGTTCTTTCAATATCAATCATATGCCTTGCAAGTAATGTTTCACAAATATTCTGTAAATCACAGGAAAATGCTAGCAATAATGTGAAATATGACTTTCACTTGACTGTTTCACCAGAGGCCCCTAACAGGCCATTCTCCTGTCAGCACTAACATTTGTTATGGCTAATAACATTTTCAATCACAACTATTTTGggaaaatggatttattttaaacctgCTTCCCCACAAAGGAGATCCTGAAAATGCCCTGCCAAGGACACAGACTCCTTATACAGTACAGACCGTTAACTCCCCAGTGAAATTTCATCTCATCTTAATTCTCAAACGTTGTTTCCTAGCCAGCTTTTTGAAgactttgtttgtttgttttcagatacTGAGGTACATCTTCACCTCTTGGTCATTGTTTTCAGTCTGGTTCAGATAATAGCaacagaaagttatttttgaGCAGGTATCTTGGGGATATTCTGGAACTGATTTGGAATTTTGCTCCAGATTCTAGGAAAAAAGGCTTAAGAACTTTGTAGATAGGAAATTGATAATCTTAGCAACTTGTATTATATTGAAATAAACTTCTTATTCTGAAACCCAAAgatttttatgtcattttaaCTTCTCTTAAACAACActttaaataaaacctgaaattgtGCTTTTCTGATGTAGGAAGTCCAAGAACTATATTAGACAAGGCGTGAATTCCTTTCTTATCTTCAGACACATTTATACAGCTTGGTGGAGAGCAACGCACCTGTGTTAATGCAGCTGTCTGTGACCTTGTCGCTCTGTCTGCATCTGTGTATATACACAGGTACTGATGTTTAACTGTGTGGCTCCTAGAGATAGGTCAGTGTCCTAAAGCCAAAGGCATACATGTCAGTGGAATTCTCACCTACCTGAATGAATGGAGAGCATAATCCTCTGACATTTCATCCCCTTACTAAGCACACCTTCACATTTTTCAAGCTGGAATACTGAGCCAAAAGTGTGCCAAAGAAATCTGGCAAAATATGGATTGCTTTCTTTAACACCTGTGTGAAGGGATGGAAGGAAATGCAGGCAAGGGATGTTTCTGGAGCTTCTGTCTTCTTGCTTATTAGTTCTTatcatttcaggttttcttagattgttttaaaacattccGTAGAAAttagataagaaaaaaacagagcaaatgtcTGTCATACCAAAGGGTCCCAAAGCGCTCTCCCACTGCCAAGGCCAAGCACATCTTCCTGGAGTGAATATGGGCCCAGTCCAAACGACTGTCGCTCCATCACGTGAGGGAGGACATGCTGTACTGCTGTGCTAACAGGCATTTACAGCCCCCTTGACCCTGTCACTCCCCATAAATCCATACCTATTTGTGCTCTCATTTCACCCTATTTATTCTCTGGCAGGTCAGATATGAGATGCAGTGTTCATATCATGAGGCTAGCGAGAAACCAAGACTGGGGTAATGGGTAACATTAAAATGACTTTATtaacagagcagagaagagggCTCCTGTGGTGAAGCCACCTGCCTTGGAAAAGAATGTCAAGTCTGTCGCAGATTCATTGTGCAGCTTCAGACATACCGGGAGCAATCCTTTTGCCCCAGTTTCCTATCTATGAAATAAGtataaaggaaaatgagattaaaTTAATGTCTAGTAAGTGCTTTAATATTATTTGCCAgacattttaaatgtgattcTGGTGGTTAATTCCTTAGTACAGGCTTTTTCTAGCTTCAAAGCccttttttaacttctttctcaCTTTTGTCTAGGCAGAACAGATCATGACCTCTGTTAAAGAGCAGGAAGCCATCGGAAAGCTCATGGTTTCCTTGCAGAAATGGGATAGTGCCCACAAAGTTGCTCGAAGGTGCATCCTGGACAACTTCATTAAAAGCAATGATGGCAAGACAGAaccagagctggagctggagctctCCCAGGGAGCCGGCTTATTTCTGGCTCGCCTAACAGCATGGCTCAGGATGACGTATCTGTTTCCTTGGACAATTGGAGATGGCATGTGGTAGTgagatggagaggaggagaaagttctttactgaaattttgtttaaagaatAAGCTTCTATATGGAGACATCCATATCCAACCGTGTTCTGCAGGGTTAAAAAAACCACTGGCAATCTAAAGATGGAAGTGAAGGGAAAGCCACGTAACCTGTCTCACAGGGACCTAGAACTGATGTTTTTTCTCATATCGGGATGAGCGTGCTGCCTCTCTGCCTGTGAGAGGAAGGTCCATGCTCTCTCCCAGTTCAGACCTCCACATAGTCAAAGGCAGCCTGGGGAGCACCACGATGGTCTGTAAATCTCTCCTTAGCCTTGACAAACAACTACACTTACAGCACATGCCTTGACAAGCTGCTGAAGTCCATTGGCATCCTCCTATCTGCTGCAAGTGGGTGAGTATAGAATGTCACTCTGTGAAAGGTGCCACGGGAAAGGCACACAAGGGTGAGGGGGTGACTACATAAAGTAACAAGTCCTTGGGCATCTTTTGGGAAGGCTGTGTGAGCATTTCAGGCAAGACAGGCCCCAGTGAGGCTTGTGGTAGGAATTTCAAATGCTCTCAAAACCAAATCCACTGCTTGTGCATTTCTCCAGAGCTACCAGGTCACGATGTGGAAAGAGTGTGGTGAGAGTCTGAGTGAGGCAACAAGGCTTTCTGTGCCTGTGGTTCAATATCTGAAATAAGCACAGAGTAAAACAGGAGCTGGtgacctgctggcagcaaaGCGTGCTGCTGGCGAGCATCTGCCTTTGCACTCTAGGGTGAGCCTCCTTGTGTTTACTGCCCGGGCACAGGATACCCACTGCAGCGAGGCCAGAGATGATAGTTCCCTGGAGCACAGCATGCTGACAGAGGAAGACGGGCTCCAAGGCAGATGACACTTTGGCTTTGTTCCCCCTATCCTTGCAGGTGCAGATATCTTATTGAATTTCTGGAGCCTGGAGGTATCTTGATTCTCCTGGAAGTACTAGGGCTGAACCACCTgaaagaagagaacaaaaggGAGTCTctaaagctgctgcagcttgttGCAGACGCTGGCAGGAAGTATAAGGAGCTCATTTGTGAAAGCTATGGTAGGCAGCATGTCCATCTGTGCTTTTTCCTAATTCAGGCAAGGATGTTCTCCCTGACCTCTGGCCCCCGGGGCTGCTTGCCACGCTGAGCCACTCccttccctccacctgctggaCAGCAGATTGCCACGGTGTTTCTCTGGCTGGAAGGAGTTCAGAGTCTCGGCTATTGTTGAGCAGTTGCATTTCATCCCCTCTCTCAGTTTTTAATGAGCTCGCTTTCTTTACAGTCATTTCTTTTGATGTGATATTGCTGTCCCGCTGGTTGCAACTGCTCTggttaaaacattttccattcttACCTGCAGTGTTCACCTACTGCAAACTtttccagacttcctctctgGGGGTGGAAGGAGCTTGTGGCTTGTATCTTTTGAAAGAACATtgcaacaggtttttttcctgttttttctcctgggCAGTGGAAGCCAAACCCCATTAGTTGTTCTGTAGTTTGGATTATGTTGTCAGATGCTATGGGGTGATACCTGCCATCACAGCTCCAAGAGAGACGAAGTGGCAGGATCAGCAGAGGGATCCTTAGCACTGTTGGCATCCCAGTGTCAGACTCTGCATGTCTACCTGCAGAAGGGCTTTGGCCACCTACTCCAGCTGTGAATTTTGCCAAATGGTTTTCTAGTTGGTGGTGTGGCTCCTGACAAGGACAAGGAACTTTTTTGCTGGCTTCTGTTCGAGCCACACTTTAAGTGGGATCTGGTACTGGGTTTTCTCAGGGATGACAGTGAAACAGCTGAGATGGGTGACCCAGACTCATCCAGGCACATGAGTTGTTGTGTCTTTCTCTGCACAGGGGTGCGATCCCTCGCCAAGTTCTTGGCCActtccagctcagcagaggCTCAAGAAGATATGCAGATTCTGCTGGACCCTTCAGACCATGGCAATCCCAAGTACCAGAACCAAGTCTACAAAGGcctccttgctgtgctgctgcatgtcaccaccccccccaccacccccacccccaccccccaccccccacccccccccccccgagcccagcagctggccctGCAGACGCTGGGGGCCATGCAGGTAGGCAGCGTGCCTCCCTGGGGGCGAAGGGCAGCGTTAGCTTCTGTGTCCGTCCTTCCTGCCCTGACAGGAGCTGCGCCAGTCTCCTTGGCATTGCAAGCTGCACTGGGCAGCTCCAGTACTTGGAAGAGGACAGCCTGGAGTACTGTGTGAAGACTGTCCCTGTCACTCTGTCCTTTTCCCCCCAGGACGTGGTGGGAGAGGCGCCATCCCTCCTGGTGGAGCCCGTGCTGGGCACGCTGTGCTCCATGAACCTGGAGGTCCAGCACGAAGATAGGTAGGATCCCTCCAGCCACCCTGCGCCGTGCCCAAGGGGGTCTccaggaggctggggctgggcatcTCCGGGCAAGTGTGGCAGAGGTGTGGGGAAGGGCGGTGCAGGCGGAGGGCAGAGGACAGGAGGCCTCGGTCCGTGCAGCTCCGGGACCAGCGGCGGGGCCGGACGGACGCAGCAACCCCAGAGGCAGAACTCCTGCTGGGCTACAGCCCTGCACAGCGCTGCAGGCCCACGGTGGCTCATTAGCATGGTGCTCATTAGTATGCGCCTTATTTGCATACCCAGGGTGCACCACGGGCTGGCGGCGCAGTACCGGTAAAGCTGTCCGCCGCTGCTGCAGCTCCCGCGGGGCCGCTCGGGTCCGGGCGCGGGGCCGTACCGGTGTGCGCCGCCTGGGGCCCagccggcgcggcgggggatcgagctgggggcggcgggggtcGCCGTGATCTGTGGAGCGACATCCGGGGGTGGGTACATGTGCGGGGGCCCTAGCAGCTATACTCTGGTTTCTCTTCAAATCGTATAAATCTTTCGCCTTTTACTAAAGATTTCCGTGGAGGGGAACAAGCACGAGTGTCAGGGAATTTTTTGAGGCTCCACTTCGGTGGAGCTGTCTCTGCGCTAGTGAAAGACAGAACGAATAAACCGGGAAGTATTGTAACGGGGAGTGGCGGTCGGTGGGCGAGGTGACACCTACGCCAGGGCCGTCAGCTTCCCGCAGCGCTGAGCCGCTGCTCGGGCCCTTccgcgccgcggccgccccgtTCCCGTTGCCTGCTCAAATGATGAGCGGGTGACCAGGTGGGAGCTCGGGTGGGCCCTTCTCCAGCCCCGGGCGGTGCGGCGGGGCCGCTGCCTGCCGGCGGCTCGGGCCCCGGAACGACCAGTTAGCTGGGGACCTGTTCTGGTGCGACGGGCCGGCTCCGCAGCGCTGTCCGGCCGTTCCGGCGCTGTTGGCCCCGCGGGGCTCTCGGGCAGGCCCAGTCGGTACCGCTCGGGGCCCAGCCGCGCCCCGCCCTCGCCGCCGAGCTCCGCTCCGTGGCGGCCGAAGCGGCGGTGGGGGCGGCCGGTGGCCTCCCCCGGAGCCGATTTTTGGCCTCTgcgcggcgctgcccgcggGGACGATACGACCCAACCCGGGTGCAACACGGTCCTTCCCGCTTCGGCTCGCTGGCGCCGGCGGCTCCAACTCAGCGCTGTCCCCGTCCGTGCCGCGGCGCCGGGGGCCGGCAACGCCGCGCCCTTAGCATGTCCCTCACCGCAATGGCTGCGATTAGCATACCCAGGGTGCCCCGCGGGCGGCGCGGTGTGACACCGGCAACGGGCACCCCCGCTCGGCGGCACCGGGGTCTGGGGCCCAGCGGGGGTGTCGTAGCCGGGACGGGCCGGTGTCGGGCCGGAGGGCGGCGGGGTTCCGAGTAATGGTCGCCGTGTGCTGTGGGGCGCCGGCCGAGGCTGGGTATGCGTGCGGGGGGAGGGCGCACTTATACTCCGGTTTCTCTTCAGATCGTATAAATCTTTCGCCTTTTACTAAAGATTTCCGTGGAGAGAAACAAACACGAGTGTTGTCGAAATTTTTTAAAGCTCCATTTTGGTGGAGCTGTTCTTTATTTGGTCAAAAGCAGAGCGAGAGTAAACAACTGAGCCTTGCATACCTGCTTGCGGCAGTAGCAAGGGGCAGCCGTCGCGCTTCGGGCTGGCGGCGGAAGGGACCCGCTGCGGGATTGGGGCTGGCGGCGGAAGGGATCCGCTGAGGGGTCGGGGCTGGCGGCGGAAGGGATCCGCTGAGGGGTCGGGGCTGGCGGCGGAAGGGATCCGCTGCAGGACCgaggggggcagcagcagagcccgCCCATCTCGGGCCCCTCTGCGCCGCCTCCGTCGACCGCGCCGCCGCCTCATTAGCATGTGCCTCATTACCCGGCGGCTGTTTTGCATACCCAGGGTGCACCGCGGCCGCACCGCGACGCTGCCGGTGCCCGCCGCCGCTGCTCCCGCCGCCGGTCCGGGTCTGCCTGGTTTgtgcggccgcggcgggggccggggcgggccggggcccgCGATaccgggggcgggcgggaggtGGTCGCCCTGAGCTgtggggcgcggggccggcggccggtGCGGCGGGGTGGAGGGCGAAAGTCATACTCTGGTTTCTCTTCAGATCGTATAAATCTTTCGCCTTTTACTAAAGATTTCCGTGGAGAGGAACAGGCACGAGTGTCGAGGAATTTTTTGAGGCTCCATTTCGGTGGAGCTGCCCTTACGCTGGTCAAAGACAGAACAAATGGCGGCGGGGTCGCGGTGTCACCGGCGGTGGTGCAGCCGCCGCTGTTTCCTTTCAGCAAACCCCTGTCCCCTTCCCGCGCAAGCACCGCGGCCCCTCTCGCCCGCCTGCCCCGGGGGGCCGGCCCCGCGCTGACCCgctcccctctctcccctccaccCACCCGGCTGCTGAAGGCCCCCGCGGCCCTGGAGGCGCGGCCCGCCCGGCTGAAGGGCCTGGCTGCGTtactggctgcagccagccagaaaCCGCCTGCCTTCCGCCGTGAGAGCGCCCAAGGTTGAGGAGCTGGCCCGAGCGCacagcaggctgtgcctgccaggGCAACCGGGGGAGGCTCTCCCAGGGTCCCCCATCTCCTGCAGGGCTCAGGGGAGGCGCAGGGGCTGTCCCCTGAGGCAAGGgcgctgcagggctgctgctggatggGGATGGTGAGCAGGTCCTGCCACGGGTGTTTTTCCCCCTGATGCAGCAGCCTATGCTCGCTGAGCTGTGTCCATCATGCACACGCAGGGTACTATGTATGATATACAGCCACATGGTTTTCCTAAGGCATGTTTCCTGGAAAACTACATCATTCTTTCATGCTAACAGTGTAACTTCACCTCCCCTCCCTTCTAACATCTTagaagtgtttgaaaacatCATTCTCACCTTTCTAATGTTCCTCATGCAGACCCAACCAGACTTTGTCTGAGGGAGCCTGTGCTGGCGTACGTtaagcaggcagctgctgcaaaagTCATTGGGTAAGAAACTCTGGAGCAAAATGTACAGGAGCATAAAAGGGACCTTAGAGCAGTGGCTTCCTTTGGGTAGGAAAGGACTGGGAATGTTCCTCCCAGGGAGCATCCACCCGTTCACCTCTGGCACTGCTCTCGTACCCCAGCTCTGCCAAATTTCCAGTATTGGGCTCTTTAGAGATGGGATGTGTTGAGGaatggggcagagctgctgcctgcaggtaGCAGTGATCAgaccctccctgctgctgatATTGGAGCTGGcttgaagttttatttatagGGAGATGCCTATCTGCTCTGGCCCTGTGTGTTGTCACAGTGTCCCCTTTATGGCTAGACCTGGCAGCAATGTGTGTACCCTGCCACACCGCAGGGCTGAAGAGTGTTGTATTGCTTATGGCCACTGTATTCTCCACATAGCTGGGAGTCACAGTGAGCAGTGAAACACCCTTATTTAACATCAGCCACCCAATGGAAGAATCTAGCGCCTATGATTGACTGCAGAGCCCTTACGGAAATTCAGCCGTTTGTGCTAAAATGTTCATTCGGTATGAATTTCCTGCAGTGTCCACAAGATAGTGCTATCAGAacatttttcctgcaaaagcagaTGACAAAAAACCCTTGGTGGGTACGGAGACACACAAGTCTTCCAGGGACATGTTCACAGAAGTAATGATGGTAGTGTTTGGGGCCTGGGTTCTTTATAGTCGCACAAGTAACTTGCTACATTGAATACACACAAGAAAGCTCCTgctaatcattaaaaaaatggttCTCAGCAAGCCCACACGTTAGATGATTGCTAATCCGTGCGCAGTGTTTATTTTGAGACACTTCTGTCTGTTGGTGCCGCTAGGGCAGGGTAGGAACATCATTTTCTCTGGGGGTCGCACCAAGAGGCCCAGACCTAATTTGCTGTGTCCTTCTTCCCCCATATGGGGTAGGGGATGATGGCCTGTCTCATTGCAGCGTACCAGCCAAGGAGTTAGCAGGAGTGGCTGAAGACCTGATCCATCTGAAAGTGGTACATGGCCTGATGGTTGCTTTGGGGAACGTGGATCACGTGGCCAGCCAGAGACATGCCAGCATCTCCCTGGAGGTGAGTGTGGTGGTACATGGCAGTGGACATCATAGCACTGGGTCTGCTCCCAGAGCACCCGAGCAGAAAGGCTCCCTACActatggtttggttttttctcctaAGCATAGCAGACACAGGTTTATTCACAAAGACAGGAGTGACCCTTCAGGGAAGAGCAGTATTTCCTCTCCTGTCTGCCTCCCCTCCACACACAGGGTGCTGGGAAGCCAGTGTTAGCCCTCATACCTCTGTCCTGGGTAGCGAGCACAGACAGAGCTAAGGGCCTAACCATGACAATTTGCCTGGAGCAAGACACTAGCACAGAATTATAagcaggttgtttttttcctgctggtgctgggtaAAGGGTTTTGGCCTGCCTTcgcacagctctgcctgtgtaACAGCCACAGGGAAGGACTATGCTGTCAGTAGATATGAAGGGCTAAGTAAGTGATGGCTgagaacaggctgctcagggtgaAAAAGGGTTTAGAAAACTACCTGGTCATGCAGAGGATCAGTTCTTCTGAGCAGGTATTGACAGCATGGCAGGATGAACCTGCTAGCAACCACTGCGCTGCAATCATTTCACTGAAACACCCTCCCGCCTCTTGTCAATGAAGGTGGGAACTGGCACTGGGGGAAGGACAGAAGGGAACAAGGTGATGCTTGAGCAGGGACCCACAAGTTCCTCTTGGGTGTTCATGAAGTGCCATCAGTAGCACCAGCGTTAAAGAAGGTGGGTGAGGGACTTGCTGACGTGTGACCCAGGTTATCGGGAGCCACACCATCCAGGCAGCTCTACCCTCTATACATACACTCACATCCCTTCTCCCTACACACCAACTCTCTGTTTTGTTGCAGTATTTTGTCCACGCATTTCCCTTCATGGAGGAGTGCATAAAGAAGGCACTAGGACACACACTATTCCAGCATTTTATGGTAAACACACCATCCTTACAGGGTTTATTAGTGGCCCTAGGACCTTGGTCTGTTTTGCAGGGACTGGATTTCTTTTCACAAGAAATCCAGTCTTGCACAAGTACCCAAAAATAAACCAAGCCATCCTTTGAGAAGCGTTCACCCTCAAATCTAGGTGTTCAGGAAGAGAACTGCTCTGACTCAGCCCCAAGACAGAGCAAGGAGGGATCTCAGActactgctgcttctgtgacAGTGGGAACTTGATG encodes:
- the ARMH1 gene encoding armadillo-like helical domain containing protein 1, which codes for MVALGNVDHVASQRHASISLEYFVHAFPFMEECIKKALGHTLFQHFMDSPETWYTKMDPVQAEELVSNTVDIPRDMAGMQSTADMKIQQDTT